In the genome of Coraliomargarita algicola, one region contains:
- a CDS encoding LysM peptidoglycan-binding domain-containing protein, translating to MKVSKVFGCVLGLHFGVIAVLLVQPGCRSQQPPTRTYTQTSTQVSTPSRTLASTPSSGSERTMAYNQGRTIKTSVEGASRHTEGLIVAKRVDSEVTGLDAAFNAGFDDGRYAPDSSGSEFGEFDDIAPIAPLSTGGQTVQVAGDSFETYTVKKGDNLWSIAKRYNISLNELYAANGLNKNSILKIGQQIQIPVEGGTATVKTVSADTYQPSSFNQASTSYTVKRGDSLSKIASQHNTSVRAIKAANNMTSDLIRVGDTLILPVEGSSRAAATPAAPSTSSSRSTPAVTYVATTNNVAGGRTHTVKAGEYPATIARKYGMTSGELLALNGITDPRKLQVGQVLKVSGSGSANNVDSRTETVVAPTAAVNTSASVTRPTTVSTVPAAPITTSSFRPAASTGPVEITVIEADPLVEGEVTDIQSDDLFDGAVEIPVIRLEE from the coding sequence ATGAAAGTATCTAAAGTTTTCGGTTGTGTTCTCGGTCTTCATTTCGGTGTGATCGCAGTGTTATTGGTTCAGCCCGGTTGCCGTAGTCAGCAACCGCCCACGCGGACTTATACTCAAACATCGACTCAGGTATCGACACCTTCGCGCACTTTAGCTAGCACACCGAGTAGTGGTTCTGAGCGCACCATGGCTTATAATCAGGGGCGCACTATTAAAACCTCTGTGGAAGGTGCATCTCGTCACACTGAAGGATTGATTGTGGCGAAGCGTGTGGACTCTGAGGTTACTGGTTTGGATGCTGCCTTTAACGCTGGCTTTGATGATGGCCGTTATGCCCCCGATAGCTCGGGCAGTGAATTTGGTGAGTTCGATGATATCGCACCGATCGCACCACTCAGCACTGGTGGTCAGACTGTCCAAGTCGCTGGCGATTCTTTTGAGACCTATACTGTGAAAAAGGGCGATAACCTTTGGTCGATCGCCAAGCGTTACAATATCTCACTCAATGAACTTTATGCAGCCAATGGTTTGAATAAAAATTCTATTTTGAAGATCGGTCAGCAAATCCAGATTCCGGTCGAAGGGGGCACTGCGACTGTGAAAACTGTTAGCGCTGACACCTATCAGCCATCCTCTTTCAATCAGGCCAGCACGAGTTACACCGTGAAGCGTGGTGACTCCCTCTCGAAGATTGCTAGCCAACACAACACTTCTGTGCGTGCGATCAAAGCTGCTAACAATATGACTTCAGACCTGATTCGGGTAGGGGATACGCTTATCCTGCCGGTCGAGGGGAGCAGTCGTGCTGCAGCGACGCCTGCCGCACCATCAACTTCCAGTAGCCGCAGCACGCCCGCTGTCACTTACGTGGCCACGACCAACAATGTTGCTGGTGGTCGCACACACACGGTTAAAGCTGGAGAGTATCCCGCGACGATTGCGCGTAAATACGGTATGACCTCCGGCGAACTCTTAGCACTCAATGGCATTACAGACCCCCGCAAGTTGCAAGTTGGTCAAGTGCTTAAAGTCAGTGGATCGGGTTCGGCTAACAATGTGGACTCACGCACAGAGACGGTGGTCGCACCCACCGCTGCTGTGAATACATCTGCATCGGTTACGCGTCCGACAACTGTTTCGACTGTGCCGGCCGCACCGATTACGACATCTTCCTTTCGACCTGCGGCCAGCACGGGCCCAGTGGAGATTACTGTGATCGAAGCCGATCCTCTGGTTGAAGGGGAAGTGACTGATATTCAGTCTGACGATTTGTTCGACGGTGCAGTCGAGATCCCTGTCATCCGCCTGGAAGAGTAA
- the ftsW gene encoding putative lipid II flippase FtsW → MSARTASPNSSWRIPPIGLFIIFIVVGLTFLGLVILFSASQSMHDDPTVLLRKQLIWLALATVAGGIAMMVNLEALRQYAYLLAAASIILLGLVLVPGIGVEVNGARRWMDFGFMRLQVSEIGKLGLLFAMAHYLTSHRRDLGHFLKGYVYPCCLLGIFCGCIILEPDFGTAFLCGAVGGCMLFLAGVHLKYLIPTAVLALTGFSVAVYLDPVRLQRITSFLDVEGNRSDSAYQLWQGILAFGAGGIQGVGLGAGRQQMSFLPEAHTDFIFAIVGEELGFVFTAGVVVLFMTLFFIGILQLKRAPNLYQDLLVMGALLFITFQALINIGVVTGCLPTKGMSLPFISYGGSNLVFMFVLTGIILNGFRSWELPALRKQRDL, encoded by the coding sequence ATGAGCGCCCGTACGGCTTCGCCTAATTCCTCGTGGCGTATCCCGCCGATTGGGCTCTTTATTATCTTTATAGTCGTAGGGCTTACTTTTTTAGGCTTAGTCATACTGTTTAGTGCATCGCAATCGATGCACGATGACCCGACGGTCTTGCTGCGTAAGCAACTCATTTGGTTGGCGCTGGCCACAGTGGCTGGAGGCATTGCGATGATGGTCAATTTGGAGGCCTTGCGGCAGTATGCCTATTTACTCGCAGCTGCTTCGATCATTTTATTGGGGCTGGTGCTCGTGCCCGGTATTGGGGTGGAAGTGAATGGCGCACGTCGTTGGATGGATTTTGGTTTCATGCGCTTGCAGGTATCTGAGATTGGGAAGTTGGGGCTGCTCTTTGCGATGGCGCATTATTTGACCAGCCATCGCCGCGACTTGGGGCACTTCTTGAAGGGCTATGTGTATCCTTGTTGTCTGCTAGGTATTTTTTGTGGTTGTATCATTTTGGAGCCCGACTTTGGCACTGCGTTTCTATGTGGTGCTGTCGGAGGCTGTATGCTCTTTTTGGCAGGCGTGCACCTGAAGTATTTAATTCCAACAGCGGTGCTTGCGTTGACGGGGTTTTCGGTCGCCGTTTACTTAGATCCGGTGCGATTGCAGCGCATTACTTCTTTTTTGGATGTGGAAGGTAATCGCAGCGATAGCGCCTACCAATTGTGGCAAGGTATACTCGCATTTGGTGCGGGAGGGATTCAGGGAGTGGGGCTCGGGGCCGGGCGCCAGCAAATGTCTTTTCTTCCCGAGGCACATACCGATTTCATCTTCGCGATTGTGGGTGAGGAGCTCGGCTTCGTATTTACCGCAGGTGTCGTAGTTCTGTTTATGACGCTTTTCTTTATCGGTATCTTACAGCTCAAGCGTGCGCCCAACTTGTATCAGGACCTACTCGTGATGGGCGCCTTGCTGTTCATTACTTTTCAGGCTTTAATCAATATCGGGGTTGTCACTGGTTGTCTTCCGACTAAGGGTATGTCGCTTCCATTTATCTCTTATGGTGGCTCCAATCTCGTATTTATGTTCGTCCTCACTGGTATTATTCTCAACGGCTTCCGATCCTGGGAGCTGCCAGCACTGCGTAAGCAGCGTGATCTATGA
- a CDS encoding UDP-N-acetylglucosamine--N-acetylmuramyl-(pentapeptide) pyrophosphoryl-undecaprenol N-acetylglucosamine transferase, producing MSKIIIACGGTGGHLAPGIAVAEVLQERGHECLLLISHKQVDSALVEKYSHLDFIKTPGRAFSGGLVQRLAFLASLVSSFFASRRMLRERDPDLVLLFGGFLSLGLGLAAQIKGIPVALHEANCQPGKAVRLIKHLSTRVYLPDGVRLRGVPPECIRYFGYPVRKEIKHALKADAWKRLKIKVPNKLLVILGGSQGATALNHWVTHNFEKLAKAGISVYCVTGLGNSSASTIHEIGKGGVDVTATLVPFSGQMGDVISAADLVVSRAGAGSIAEIIRCRAPSILIPYPYAADNHQHANALAHEQHGAGVLLPQDQLNDLTAEVIELMFNDWLLGKFKSNLERLDRFESSERIADDLIALCDARSIANAQKLERVT from the coding sequence ATGAGTAAAATTATTATAGCATGTGGCGGCACGGGGGGGCATCTCGCGCCAGGGATCGCGGTGGCTGAAGTGCTTCAAGAGCGCGGCCATGAGTGTTTGTTGTTGATTAGTCATAAGCAGGTTGATTCCGCGTTGGTGGAAAAATATAGCCACCTCGACTTTATCAAAACGCCCGGCCGTGCTTTTTCCGGTGGGCTAGTGCAGCGGCTCGCTTTTTTGGCGAGTCTGGTTTCCAGTTTTTTTGCCTCACGTCGTATGTTGCGTGAGCGCGATCCGGACCTGGTGCTTCTTTTCGGAGGTTTTCTTTCGTTGGGGCTCGGACTGGCCGCGCAAATTAAGGGGATTCCAGTGGCTTTGCACGAAGCCAATTGTCAACCGGGTAAGGCGGTGCGCCTGATTAAGCATCTGTCGACACGTGTCTACCTGCCCGATGGAGTGCGCCTGCGTGGGGTGCCGCCGGAGTGTATTCGCTATTTCGGTTATCCCGTGCGCAAAGAAATCAAGCATGCGCTCAAAGCCGATGCCTGGAAGCGATTGAAGATTAAAGTGCCGAATAAACTGCTGGTGATTCTCGGCGGTAGCCAGGGGGCCACTGCGCTCAATCATTGGGTGACGCACAATTTCGAGAAATTAGCCAAAGCGGGCATTTCGGTCTATTGCGTTACGGGCCTGGGGAATAGTTCGGCCAGTACCATCCACGAGATCGGCAAGGGCGGCGTCGATGTGACTGCGACCTTGGTGCCGTTTTCCGGCCAGATGGGGGATGTGATTTCAGCGGCCGATTTAGTGGTATCCCGTGCTGGAGCGGGATCGATTGCGGAGATCATTCGTTGTCGCGCGCCCTCGATCCTGATCCCTTATCCTTATGCGGCGGATAACCATCAGCATGCCAATGCTCTGGCCCATGAACAACATGGCGCCGGTGTTCTATTGCCCCAAGATCAGCTCAATGATCTCACGGCGGAAGTCATTGAGCTCATGTTTAACGATTGGCTATTGGGCAAATTTAAGTCCAACCTGGAGCGCTTGGATCGCTTTGAATCCAGTGAGCGCATCGCCGACGATTTGATCGCTTTGTGTGATGCGCGCAGCATCGCCAATGCCCAAAAACTGGAGCGCGTCACGTGA
- the murB gene encoding UDP-N-acetylmuramate dehydrogenase, translated as MDSKHDYLFIGAGGMGMAPLACWMSQAGYSVCGYDAHLQERVRHWLVNAGVTLEDFIFPEQITCFSTVVYSSAVKQSHPLLLAAREAGLRCLRRGEMLAEVARHKRFVAVAGSHGKTTTSGMIAHGLRRAGIQADYILGGLSADASMPPAHYCASDWLVAEVDESDGTIDGFAPAVTLVLNVDWDHADRYGDAGKLDEAFTGLLSRTAETILLPQNLHLQPSGGAVVQRFDGAAQRVHLQSPPRGRFNQSNGDAAAAVLALFEQSLPSDTLSSFPGMARRQSILHRDQQLTIVEDYAHHPTEVDALIECLRSNEPEKRLVVVFQPHRYSRTRQFKAAFAESLQAADAVNLLPVYAAHEPVLAGGETVDLANAFVGDTPTVLSMALDGVQALAAAIGEVPTQLAFVGAGDIEEFAGAFTSWIRAQAASELPRTDAAFVDYLRARLSPDCRLKCREALANKTTIRIGGAARFYAEPANLSDLRVLLRSAALFQIKTFCIGRGSNLLVSDAGFDGLVIRFSAAAWRRVETLGPGRIWAAAGGRLKEICGFAAKNGLGGFEFLEGIPGAVGGALRMNAGAMGSWMFDVVERVQFIDEQGQYQDLPKSAFHFGYRKVEEISRGIALGAVLCSVDADTEDSIRTRIDGYSSSRKESQPRGASAGCIFKNPEGNYAGKLIDEHGIKGLRVGGAEVSEVHGNFIVNHGGASAEDVIELVRQIRAKVKAQSGYILEPEVLLVGQSWDEVLSE; from the coding sequence ATGGACTCGAAGCACGATTATTTATTCATCGGCGCAGGCGGGATGGGTATGGCACCGCTTGCATGCTGGATGTCACAGGCAGGCTATTCCGTATGTGGCTACGACGCGCATCTGCAAGAGCGCGTGCGCCACTGGTTGGTAAACGCGGGCGTGACGCTTGAAGATTTTATTTTTCCCGAGCAGATCACCTGCTTCAGCACTGTCGTGTATTCCAGTGCAGTCAAACAATCGCATCCGCTATTATTGGCCGCTCGCGAAGCCGGCCTGCGCTGTTTGCGGCGCGGTGAAATGCTCGCCGAAGTCGCACGGCACAAGCGCTTTGTCGCGGTTGCCGGAAGTCATGGTAAGACCACAACTTCCGGTATGATTGCACATGGCCTGCGGCGGGCTGGAATTCAGGCAGACTACATTTTGGGTGGACTTTCGGCGGATGCGAGTATGCCTCCGGCTCACTATTGCGCGAGTGACTGGCTGGTGGCCGAAGTGGATGAGAGCGATGGCACCATTGATGGTTTCGCGCCGGCGGTGACTCTGGTGCTGAATGTAGATTGGGACCATGCCGATCGCTATGGTGATGCGGGTAAACTTGACGAGGCCTTTACCGGGCTGCTCAGTCGCACCGCGGAAACGATCTTGCTGCCACAAAACTTGCATTTGCAGCCGAGTGGGGGAGCGGTTGTGCAGCGCTTCGATGGTGCCGCGCAACGAGTGCATTTACAGTCTCCACCGCGGGGACGTTTTAATCAGAGTAATGGCGATGCCGCAGCCGCAGTGTTGGCTCTGTTTGAGCAAAGCTTACCCAGCGATACGCTCTCTTCTTTTCCAGGCATGGCGCGGCGTCAATCGATTCTGCATCGCGACCAGCAACTGACGATCGTCGAAGACTACGCGCATCATCCGACTGAGGTCGACGCATTGATCGAGTGCCTGCGCAGTAATGAGCCAGAAAAGCGATTGGTCGTGGTATTTCAGCCGCATCGCTATTCCAGAACGCGCCAGTTTAAGGCGGCCTTTGCGGAATCACTGCAGGCGGCCGATGCTGTTAACCTTTTGCCCGTCTATGCCGCCCACGAGCCTGTTTTGGCAGGTGGTGAAACTGTGGATTTGGCCAATGCCTTTGTCGGTGACACTCCAACAGTGCTGTCGATGGCATTGGACGGCGTGCAGGCGTTGGCAGCTGCTATCGGAGAGGTTCCCACGCAATTGGCCTTCGTCGGCGCGGGGGATATCGAAGAATTTGCCGGTGCATTTACGAGTTGGATACGGGCGCAAGCGGCATCAGAGCTGCCGCGTACAGATGCCGCGTTTGTGGATTACCTGCGTGCGCGGCTTTCGCCAGATTGTCGTTTAAAATGCCGCGAAGCACTCGCAAACAAAACCACGATTCGCATCGGTGGTGCGGCTCGTTTCTATGCGGAGCCGGCTAATTTGAGTGACTTACGTGTGTTATTGCGCAGTGCTGCGCTTTTTCAGATCAAAACTTTTTGTATTGGTCGTGGTTCGAACTTACTGGTGTCTGATGCCGGGTTCGATGGTTTGGTCATTCGTTTTTCGGCAGCCGCGTGGCGTCGTGTCGAAACTCTGGGGCCAGGGCGTATTTGGGCGGCAGCCGGCGGGCGCTTGAAAGAGATCTGCGGGTTTGCTGCAAAAAACGGCTTGGGCGGTTTTGAGTTTCTAGAAGGCATTCCCGGTGCAGTCGGTGGTGCCTTGCGCATGAATGCGGGAGCCATGGGAAGTTGGATGTTTGATGTCGTCGAGCGTGTGCAGTTCATCGATGAGCAGGGTCAATATCAGGATTTACCTAAGTCCGCCTTTCACTTTGGCTATCGCAAGGTGGAAGAGATCAGTCGTGGAATCGCGCTGGGAGCGGTGCTCTGCAGTGTGGATGCCGATACCGAGGACTCGATTCGCACGCGTATCGACGGCTACTCCAGCTCACGTAAAGAAAGCCAGCCACGTGGTGCCAGTGCGGGCTGTATTTTTAAAAATCCTGAGGGTAATTATGCCGGTAAACTGATCGACGAGCACGGGATCAAGGGGCTGCGAGTCGGTGGGGCCGAAGTCTCCGAAGTGCATGGCAATTTCATCGTCAACCACGGAGGGGCCTCTGCGGAGGATGTGATCGAACTGGTGCGTCAAATCCGTGCAAAGGTAAAAGCACAATCCGGCTATATTTTAGAACCCGAGGTCTTGCTAGTTGGTCAATCTTGGGATGAAGTTTTGAGCGAATGA
- a CDS encoding D-alanine--D-alanine ligase family protein, with product MIPSPTVIVLYGGVGSEREVSLRSGEAVAQALRARFAVEAWVLDQESLPAALRPDAHIVFPALHGSFGEDGQLQALLESAGIHYCGSDAAASRLCMDKAATKAIARERRIAVPEAMCFDGAQAPLADTVIEQLGASLVIKPADQGSSVGLHFTEHRSALGLTLSGIRSGNWLIEQRIRGRELTVGVLHGAAMGIVEIVSQSGVYDYQAKYTPGSTEYHFPADLEAAVEAKIKDHAEQLFDACGCRDFARIDFLLDGARPYFLEINTLPGLTATSLLPKSASCVGYDFEQLAAELVAPAIARFQSGGEV from the coding sequence ATGATTCCAAGTCCAACAGTTATCGTCCTCTATGGCGGCGTCGGTTCCGAACGCGAAGTTTCGCTGCGAAGTGGCGAAGCGGTTGCGCAGGCGCTGCGCGCGCGCTTTGCTGTGGAGGCATGGGTGCTGGATCAAGAGTCTCTGCCGGCAGCCTTGCGACCGGATGCGCACATCGTGTTTCCCGCACTGCATGGGAGTTTTGGCGAGGACGGGCAATTGCAAGCCCTGTTGGAATCTGCGGGTATTCACTACTGCGGTAGCGATGCCGCGGCCAGTCGCCTGTGCATGGATAAAGCCGCCACCAAAGCCATCGCACGCGAGCGGCGTATTGCGGTGCCTGAGGCGATGTGTTTCGACGGCGCGCAAGCTCCCTTGGCAGACACCGTGATCGAGCAGCTCGGTGCTTCGCTGGTGATCAAGCCTGCGGATCAGGGCAGTAGCGTCGGTCTTCATTTTACCGAGCACCGTTCGGCGCTCGGCCTCACGCTTTCTGGCATCCGCTCGGGCAATTGGCTGATCGAGCAGCGCATTCGCGGACGCGAACTCACCGTGGGCGTGCTGCACGGAGCAGCCATGGGAATTGTCGAAATCGTTAGTCAGAGTGGGGTGTATGATTATCAGGCGAAGTATACGCCTGGCTCCACGGAGTATCATTTCCCTGCCGATCTCGAGGCTGCGGTGGAGGCCAAGATCAAAGATCATGCCGAGCAACTCTTCGATGCCTGTGGTTGTCGTGACTTTGCCCGAATTGATTTTTTATTGGACGGCGCACGTCCTTACTTTCTAGAGATCAACACCTTGCCTGGGCTAACCGCTACCAGTTTACTCCCCAAGAGCGCTTCTTGTGTCGGTTACGACTTTGAACAACTCGCAGCGGAACTGGTCGCGCCAGCGATTGCACGTTTTCAATCGGGAGGTGAAGTATGA
- a CDS encoding cell division protein FtsQ/DivIB — MIGDGRHKGSTSASGQQSWRSLAGAQRSTRIKSPQARKRRQTQLLKLFSALFLFFLLVGLVMWAVIAFKNRKEPIQITTPSKPVEKVLFDTNGVLPSSWLGTVIELRRDTTMMEIDIYTMKQQLEAHGQVKSASVERQFPNALKIEIKEHEPVMRMRVVGSQGEPELRIVSRDGTIYKGVGYPKATLSKLPYVVPYRHPEGGFKPLRGIDKVADLLEVARRTQPNFYKTWQLVSLEHYSGDSEMPGQVIEVRTPMVPRLIFGFNTSFEQQLDRLSVILNYVQSRGNPGLKRIDLSLQGSAAVQFVSGRIRTF, encoded by the coding sequence ATGATCGGCGATGGCAGGCACAAAGGCAGCACTTCGGCCAGCGGTCAGCAGAGCTGGCGTTCACTCGCCGGGGCGCAACGCAGTACGCGCATAAAGTCGCCGCAGGCCCGTAAGAGGCGTCAAACGCAGCTCTTAAAATTGTTCTCTGCCCTTTTTCTGTTCTTCCTGCTGGTAGGTTTGGTGATGTGGGCGGTCATCGCATTTAAGAATCGCAAAGAGCCAATTCAGATTACCACGCCCTCCAAGCCCGTGGAAAAAGTGCTTTTCGATACCAATGGGGTGCTACCTTCCTCATGGTTGGGCACAGTCATTGAATTGCGACGGGATACCACCATGATGGAGATCGATATCTACACCATGAAGCAGCAACTCGAGGCGCATGGTCAGGTGAAGTCAGCCTCGGTTGAGCGACAGTTTCCCAATGCGCTAAAGATCGAGATCAAAGAGCATGAGCCAGTCATGCGTATGCGGGTCGTCGGCAGTCAAGGCGAGCCTGAGTTACGCATCGTTTCGCGAGACGGCACCATCTACAAGGGAGTCGGATATCCCAAGGCCACGTTGAGTAAGCTACCTTACGTTGTTCCCTATCGACATCCGGAAGGCGGCTTTAAGCCCTTGCGAGGTATTGATAAAGTGGCCGACTTATTAGAAGTGGCGCGTCGCACGCAGCCCAATTTTTATAAGACTTGGCAATTGGTCTCCTTAGAGCACTACTCTGGCGACTCCGAAATGCCAGGCCAAGTGATCGAGGTGCGCACCCCCATGGTGCCCCGGCTAATTTTCGGGTTTAACACTAGCTTCGAACAACAGCTCGACCGACTGTCTGTCATTCTAAATTATGTCCAAAGCCGTGGTAATCCTGGTCTCAAGCGCATTGACCTCTCCCTACAAGGCTCCGCGGCGGTGCAGTTTGTGAGTGGACGTATCAGGACCTTCTAG
- a CDS encoding PEP-CTERM sorting domain-containing protein (PEP-CTERM proteins occur, often in large numbers, in the proteomes of bacteria that also encode an exosortase, a predicted intramembrane cysteine proteinase. The presence of a PEP-CTERM domain at a protein's C-terminus predicts cleavage within the sorting domain, followed by covalent anchoring to some some component of the (usually Gram-negative) cell surface. Many PEP-CTERM proteins exhibit an unusual sequence composition that includes large numbers of potential glycosylation sites. Expression of one such protein has been shown restore the ability of a bacterium to form floc, a type of biofilm.) gives MKKDNKHPSTLNKALLTAISASFVFPLTGTAQLYWGDATYTSSSSTASSWFTDAAGTAVSATAPSGEDLIFNTTPANTAGGDISVDTDFAANSLTFNTSSHTRLVQSGSPTLSLGTGGISLGASSGNVTLGTGNFLNTRLTGSQSWTNNSTNTLTVRSLSTNDSAGATTLTLDSGDGKINFSQNIEDSAADPLAIVINSSGSGLVSMYGSSNSIRGGTTINQGTLQAYGNLGSTTVLLGDTSGSGDARLNVRASAAFTSDITVRSGSSGTKTLNTNQSGGVTLNGALTLNDNLTVLASTDATFNGSISGTGDLTKTGNADLYFSGSNTLSGDLTIDSGAFTLTDTGSLQFTIGANGENNQVNGASTDVTFDGSFNFDLSGADSNDGNSWTIVTSSTAIYGTTFDVTGFTEDSGIWSKDGFTFSELTGELTYTVPEPSISALIFGGVAMALAGKRRRR, from the coding sequence ATGAAAAAAGATAACAAACACCCATCCACCCTCAACAAAGCACTACTAACCGCCATTTCAGCATCATTTGTATTTCCACTAACAGGAACCGCCCAACTTTACTGGGGAGATGCCACCTACACCAGCAGCTCATCAACCGCGTCCAGCTGGTTCACTGATGCAGCTGGCACCGCAGTCTCTGCGACTGCCCCAAGCGGAGAAGACCTAATCTTCAACACCACCCCCGCCAACACCGCCGGAGGCGACATCAGCGTGGATACAGACTTTGCAGCCAACTCGCTCACCTTTAATACGAGCAGCCACACCCGCCTAGTGCAAAGCGGCAGCCCCACATTAAGCCTCGGCACAGGTGGCATCAGCTTGGGAGCCAGCTCTGGCAATGTAACCCTAGGCACAGGAAACTTCCTCAACACACGACTCACGGGCTCTCAAAGCTGGACAAACAACTCCACTAACACGCTAACCGTCCGCAGTCTTTCAACCAATGATTCCGCAGGCGCCACCACCCTAACACTAGATTCAGGAGACGGGAAAATTAACTTTTCACAAAACATCGAAGACAGCGCCGCCGATCCACTCGCCATTGTGATCAACTCATCAGGCTCAGGCCTAGTCTCCATGTATGGATCTTCAAACTCAATAAGAGGAGGCACAACCATCAACCAAGGCACACTACAAGCCTATGGAAATCTCGGCTCGACGACCGTCCTACTTGGCGACACCAGTGGCAGCGGCGATGCGAGACTCAATGTTCGCGCTTCTGCCGCATTCACTAGCGACATCACCGTCCGCTCAGGAAGCAGTGGCACCAAAACACTCAACACAAATCAAAGCGGCGGTGTCACCCTCAACGGAGCATTAACCCTGAACGACAACCTCACAGTCCTAGCTTCTACAGACGCAACATTCAACGGATCCATATCCGGCACAGGCGACCTCACCAAAACGGGAAATGCCGACCTCTATTTTAGCGGCAGCAACACCCTGTCCGGCGACCTCACAATCGACAGTGGCGCATTCACCCTCACGGACACTGGATCTCTACAATTCACAATCGGGGCCAATGGAGAAAACAATCAAGTCAACGGCGCCAGCACTGATGTGACATTCGACGGCAGCTTCAACTTTGACCTGAGCGGAGCCGACTCAAATGACGGCAACTCATGGACAATCGTCACCTCCAGTACCGCAATCTACGGAACGACTTTCGACGTCACTGGATTCACGGAAGATTCAGGCATTTGGTCTAAAGACGGATTCACATTCTCCGAACTAACCGGCGAGCTGACTTACACCGTGCCCGAACCATCGATCAGCGCACTCATCTTCGGTGGCGTTGCAATGGCACTGGCTGGCAAACGTCGACGCCGATAA
- a CDS encoding discoidin domain-containing protein, whose translation MNLHYIAVLGLLALLPSHGYSAKLLTDNLEKTGVASYPGSTSQVVSEGRIQTGASAKFLVDATVGQGFGTTDPDLQEFGTQRLFDGYNERVGNTAVYGAWHSSLGATVLIDLKAVYDVAAVSASLRTSGRRGATTFIAQISQDGQSFEPLGVWDRSKAVLDSSEEDAGRNVEVTIQAEAPVSGRYLKVFLSHWDETHSDRLLNQLVIGELAVWGDELSE comes from the coding sequence ATGAATCTTCATTATATTGCTGTTTTAGGTCTACTCGCTCTGCTGCCATCGCATGGCTACTCTGCGAAATTGCTGACTGATAATCTTGAAAAAACGGGCGTCGCCTCGTATCCGGGCTCGACTTCTCAAGTTGTTTCAGAGGGGCGTATCCAAACTGGGGCCAGTGCGAAATTTTTAGTCGATGCGACTGTCGGTCAGGGCTTCGGTACTACGGACCCAGACTTGCAGGAGTTTGGCACTCAGAGACTTTTTGATGGTTATAATGAGCGTGTGGGGAATACCGCTGTGTATGGAGCGTGGCATAGTAGCTTGGGTGCAACTGTTCTGATTGATTTGAAGGCGGTCTACGATGTGGCAGCAGTTTCAGCTTCACTGCGCACCAGTGGACGTCGCGGCGCGACGACTTTTATTGCACAAATTAGTCAGGATGGTCAGTCCTTCGAGCCGCTGGGTGTTTGGGATCGTAGCAAGGCGGTTTTGGATTCCAGTGAGGAGGATGCGGGCCGCAATGTTGAGGTGACGATACAAGCAGAGGCGCCTGTGTCGGGGCGCTATTTGAAGGTTTTTCTGAGCCATTGGGATGAGACGCACTCCGACCGTTTGTTGAATCAGTTGGTCATTGGTGAGCTTGCGGTCTGGGGGGACGAGTTGTCTGAATAA